Proteins encoded in a region of the Gammaproteobacteria bacterium genome:
- the rpsU gene encoding 30S ribosomal protein S21, producing MPQVKLKENEPFDVALRRFKRSCEKAGILAEVRRREFYEKPTSIRKRKAAAAVKRHLKKVQRETKKTQRLY from the coding sequence ATGCCACAAGTTAAGTTAAAAGAGAACGAGCCTTTTGACGTCGCCCTGCGACGCTTCAAGCGTTCCTGTGAGAAGGCCGGTATCCTGGCCGAGGTCCGGCGGCGGGAGTTTTACGAGAAGCCGACTTCTATCCGTAAGCGAAAAGCAGCGGCAGCGGTCAAGCGCCACCTTAAGAAAGTGCAGCGCGAGACTAAAAAAACCCAGCGCTTGTACTGA
- the tsaD gene encoding tRNA (adenosine(37)-N6)-threonylcarbamoyltransferase complex transferase subunit TsaD, which yields MRVLGIETSCDETGVAVYDSERGLLADCLYSQVEIHARYGGVIPELASRDHVRKTLPLINEVLEKAGLGRQDLDGIAYTAGPGLVGALLVGASIGRAMGMGLGIPTLGVHHMEGHLLAPMLEEDPPSFPFVALLVSGGHTQLVRVEGIGRYQLLGESLDDAAGEAFDKVGKMLGLAYPGGPRVAALAEQGTVGAFDFPRPMVNRPGLDFSFSGLKTFVRNTIEDQRDADGQLDSQVAADIARAFEEAVVNTFVIKCRRALEHTGLQTLVIAGGVSANLRLREGLGRLVQGLGSRLYYAKPRFCTDNGAMIAYVGCQRLMAGEQDALVINARPRWPLDSLAPPASGP from the coding sequence ATGAGAGTCCTCGGTATAGAAACTTCCTGCGATGAGACCGGTGTTGCTGTTTATGACAGCGAGCGGGGCCTGTTGGCGGACTGCCTTTACAGCCAGGTTGAGATTCACGCCCGCTATGGCGGTGTGATCCCCGAGCTGGCGTCCCGCGACCATGTGCGTAAGACATTACCGCTGATCAACGAGGTACTGGAGAAAGCCGGCCTCGGCCGCCAGGATCTGGATGGTATCGCCTACACCGCTGGCCCTGGCCTGGTCGGGGCGCTATTGGTAGGAGCGTCCATCGGCCGGGCCATGGGCATGGGCCTGGGTATTCCCACCCTGGGCGTTCACCATATGGAAGGGCATCTGCTGGCGCCGATGCTGGAAGAGGATCCCCCGTCGTTTCCCTTTGTCGCCCTGCTGGTTTCCGGTGGACACACCCAGTTGGTCCGGGTGGAGGGAATCGGTCGTTATCAGTTGTTGGGTGAGTCCCTGGATGATGCGGCGGGGGAGGCGTTCGATAAAGTTGGCAAGATGCTCGGGCTGGCCTATCCGGGCGGGCCCAGAGTGGCGGCTCTTGCAGAACAGGGCACTGTCGGCGCATTCGATTTTCCACGCCCGATGGTCAATCGGCCGGGGCTGGACTTCAGTTTCAGCGGCCTGAAAACCTTTGTGCGCAATACCATTGAGGACCAGCGGGACGCAGACGGGCAACTGGACAGCCAGGTTGCTGCGGATATCGCCCGGGCCTTCGAGGAAGCCGTCGTCAACACCTTTGTTATCAAGTGTCGCCGCGCGTTGGAGCACACCGGCCTGCAGACCCTGGTTATTGCCGGCGGGGTAAGTGCTAACTTGCGACTACGTGAGGGGCTCGGCCGGTTGGTTCAGGGGCTGGGCAGCCGGTTATATTACGCCAAGCCGCGCTTCTGCACCGACAACGGTGCCATGATCGCCTATGTGGGTTGCCAGCGCCTGATGGCCGGTGAGCAGGATGCGCTGGTGATAAACGCCCGGCCCCGCTGGCCTCTGGACAGTCTGGCACCGCCGGCCTCCGGGCCTTAA
- the folB gene encoding dihydroneopterin aldolase, with translation MDTVYIHDLEIETVIGIYDWEREQKQVIRLDLEMATDIRPAARDDDIALALDYKRVAKRLIAYVESSEFFLVETLAEELARIVMQEFNVPWLKLRLGKPGAVTGSREVGVLIERGQRAGTAYSARA, from the coding sequence ATGGATACAGTTTACATTCACGATCTGGAAATTGAGACCGTCATCGGTATCTACGACTGGGAGCGCGAGCAGAAACAGGTTATCAGGCTGGACTTGGAGATGGCGACCGATATTCGGCCGGCAGCCCGCGATGACGATATCGCTCTGGCGCTGGACTACAAGCGGGTCGCCAAGCGCCTGATCGCCTATGTTGAGAGTTCAGAGTTTTTCCTGGTCGAGACACTGGCAGAGGAACTCGCCCGCATCGTCATGCAGGAATTCAATGTCCCCTGGTTGAAGCTGAGGCTCGGCAAACCGGGCGCGGTTACCGGCTCCCGTGAAGTCGGTGTGCTGATTGAGCGAGGTCAGAGAGCTGGCACTGCTTACAGCGCCCGGGCCTGA
- the folK gene encoding 2-amino-4-hydroxy-6-hydroxymethyldihydropteridine diphosphokinase, with product MPLVTLSLGSNIEPAINIRQALNALRSLYGDLKTSPVYESEAVGFSGANFLNLVVAMTVDARLEDLASELKKLERQQGRDHSAGSFAARTLDVDILTYGELRGEQAGMRLPRSEITRYAFVLQPLADLLPDALHPTLGRSYRELWEQFQRDEGDSQRLWPVPFDWNNAG from the coding sequence ATGCCGCTGGTCACTCTCAGCCTCGGCAGTAATATCGAGCCGGCGATCAATATTCGCCAGGCGCTCAATGCCCTGCGCTCGCTCTATGGCGATCTGAAAACTTCCCCGGTTTATGAAAGCGAGGCTGTGGGCTTCAGTGGCGCCAACTTTCTCAACCTGGTGGTGGCAATGACAGTGGATGCCAGGCTGGAAGATCTGGCCAGCGAGCTGAAAAAACTGGAACGGCAGCAGGGCAGGGATCACTCAGCAGGCAGCTTCGCCGCCCGCACGCTGGATGTTGATATTCTCACCTACGGTGAGCTGCGGGGCGAGCAGGCGGGCATGCGCCTGCCGCGTTCGGAGATTACCCGCTACGCCTTCGTGTTACAGCCATTGGCAGACCTTCTCCCGGATGCGCTGCATCCCACCCTCGGCAGATCCTACCGCGAACTATGGGAGCAGTTTCAGCGGGATGAGGGAGACAGCCAGCGTCTGTGGCCGGTTCCGTTTGACTGGAACAACGCCGGTTGA
- a CDS encoding pteridine reductase: MNETAVEPVVLITGAAKRIGLAITQKFHEHGYKVLVHCNDSLQEAGQLAGQLNRSRQNSAMVIQANLTRDQEVLTLARQATLAFGRLDVVVNNASTFYPTPLGTVTSSNWDELTDSNLRGAFFLCQALADEIRQNHGSIVNLLDIYAERPLKNYPVYSIAKAGLQAMTRSLAIELAPNVRVNGVAPGAILWPEHEQDETATAAQQAVLDQVPLGTTGTPGDIAEAVFFLATGASYMTGEVIRVDGGRRLNL; encoded by the coding sequence ATGAACGAGACAGCCGTAGAACCGGTAGTCCTGATTACCGGTGCGGCAAAACGCATAGGATTGGCTATCACACAAAAATTCCATGAGCACGGTTATAAGGTGCTCGTGCATTGCAATGACTCGCTGCAGGAAGCGGGGCAGCTTGCCGGCCAGTTGAATCGATCACGTCAGAATTCTGCCATGGTGATACAGGCCAACCTCACCCGGGACCAGGAAGTGCTGACTCTGGCCAGGCAGGCCACGCTGGCATTCGGGCGCCTGGATGTCGTGGTAAACAACGCCTCCACATTTTATCCAACCCCCCTGGGGACGGTCACCAGCAGCAACTGGGATGAACTGACGGACAGCAATCTGCGCGGCGCCTTCTTTCTGTGCCAGGCGCTGGCTGATGAGATCCGTCAGAACCATGGCTCTATCGTCAATCTGCTTGACATCTATGCTGAACGGCCGCTCAAGAACTACCCTGTTTACAGCATTGCCAAGGCCGGCCTGCAGGCTATGACCAGGTCACTGGCGATTGAGCTGGCGCCTAACGTTCGCGTCAATGGTGTGGCTCCTGGCGCCATTCTCTGGCCAGAACACGAGCAGGACGAAACCGCCACTGCAGCCCAGCAGGCAGTTCTCGACCAGGTACCCCTGGGCACGACCGGCACGCCAGGGGATATTGCCGAAGCGGTTTTTTTCCTGGCAACCGGGGCCAGTTACATGACCGGTGAGGTCATCCGTGTCGACGGGGGTCGGCGGCTCAACCTCTAG
- a CDS encoding multifunctional CCA addition/repair protein, translated as MQVYLVGGAVRDKLLGIPVKERDWVVVGARDRTLLDKGYRRVGKDFPVFLHPQTHEEYALARKETKTGHGYKGFSFEASETVSLEEDLLRRDLTINAIAEDCDGRLIDPYGGRQDLEDRLLRHVSPAFSEDPLRVLRVARFAARFAKLGFRIADDTLALMKRMVAAGELEHLVSERVWREIETALQESSPVTFFRSLRACGALAVLLPEVDCLFGVPQPEKYHPEIDTGEHVMLVLEQATRLTDDPVVRYATVVHDVGKGVTPRDNWPHHYRHETLGLPLIRQINTRLRVPREYGDLALLVCEYHTRMHALKEMRSGTILELLEALDAFRRPQRMQRFLLACEADSRGRTGLEDQAYPQRDLLLAAQQAASSLNVAELLAGRTGERDQPDTIKGLIHQHRSELISLKLGRNK; from the coding sequence ATGCAGGTATACCTGGTTGGCGGCGCAGTACGGGACAAACTTCTCGGCATTCCGGTCAAGGAACGGGACTGGGTGGTAGTGGGTGCCCGCGACAGAACGCTGTTGGATAAGGGCTATCGACGGGTGGGAAAGGATTTCCCGGTGTTTCTGCATCCACAAACCCATGAAGAATATGCCCTCGCCCGCAAAGAAACCAAAACCGGCCACGGTTATAAGGGATTCTCCTTCGAAGCTTCAGAGACTGTGTCTCTGGAAGAGGATCTGCTGCGCAGGGATCTGACCATCAATGCTATCGCGGAGGACTGCGACGGCAGACTGATCGATCCCTACGGTGGCAGGCAGGATCTGGAGGACCGTCTGCTGCGTCATGTCTCACCGGCTTTCAGCGAGGATCCGCTGCGCGTACTGCGGGTGGCGCGGTTTGCCGCCCGATTTGCGAAACTGGGTTTCAGGATTGCGGATGACACCCTGGCTCTCATGAAGCGTATGGTCGCGGCCGGCGAACTCGAACACCTGGTCAGCGAACGGGTGTGGCGGGAAATCGAGACCGCCCTGCAGGAATCCAGCCCGGTGACTTTTTTCCGCAGCCTGCGGGCCTGTGGTGCGCTGGCCGTGTTGCTGCCGGAAGTGGATTGTCTGTTTGGCGTGCCGCAACCGGAAAAATACCACCCGGAGATCGACACCGGCGAGCATGTCATGCTGGTGCTGGAACAGGCGACCCGCCTGACCGACGACCCGGTGGTGCGCTATGCCACCGTAGTGCACGATGTGGGCAAAGGTGTCACGCCGCGGGACAACTGGCCCCATCACTATCGCCATGAAACCCTGGGCCTGCCACTGATCAGGCAGATCAACACCCGCCTGCGGGTCCCAAGGGAGTACGGAGACCTGGCTCTGCTGGTGTGTGAGTACCACACCCGGATGCATGCTCTCAAAGAAATGCGCAGCGGCACCATTCTTGAGCTGTTAGAGGCACTTGACGCGTTTCGCCGCCCGCAACGCATGCAGCGCTTTCTGTTGGCCTGCGAGGCGGATTCCCGTGGCCGCACCGGGCTGGAGGATCAGGCCTATCCACAGCGGGATCTGCTGCTGGCCGCACAGCAGGCGGCCAGTTCGCTGAATGTGGCCGAACTGCTGGCCGGGCGCACCGGTGAGAGAGATCAGCCCGACACCATCAAGGGTCTGATCCACCAGCATCGCAGCGAGCTCATCAGCCTGAAACTGGGGAGAAACAAATGA
- a CDS encoding symmetrical bis(5'-nucleosyl)-tetraphosphatase, with amino-acid sequence MTVYAIGDIQGCYKPLKKLLKQVDFCPGQDELWCVGDLINRGPKSLDTLRYLSDIDDSVQIVLGNHDLHYLAIYYGCIEARNKDTLQKLLDAPDSPQLAEWLRQKPLVHYDSMETSFGIQSYLMLHAGVAPQWTLQKTLDYGAEVELALKGDNFLKYLRKMYGDQPDCWSDDLTGMKRLRVITNYLTRVRFCTAEGRMDFSIKEGLAFTPAGFRPWFDFEQITPKANILFGHWAALEGFTGKEHVHALDTGCVWGRELTMMRLEDHKLFSV; translated from the coding sequence ATGACCGTTTACGCCATCGGCGACATCCAGGGATGCTACAAACCCCTGAAGAAACTGCTCAAGCAGGTTGACTTCTGCCCCGGTCAGGACGAGCTCTGGTGTGTCGGTGATCTGATCAATCGAGGCCCGAAATCCCTCGACACATTGCGTTACCTGAGCGACATCGACGATTCCGTGCAGATCGTATTGGGTAATCACGACCTGCACTATCTGGCGATTTATTACGGCTGCATCGAAGCGCGCAACAAGGATACCCTGCAGAAGCTGCTGGATGCGCCGGACAGCCCGCAACTGGCCGAGTGGTTGCGCCAGAAGCCTCTGGTTCACTATGACAGCATGGAAACCTCGTTCGGCATTCAGAGCTATCTGATGCTCCACGCGGGTGTGGCGCCACAATGGACGCTGCAGAAAACCCTGGATTACGGCGCCGAAGTGGAATTGGCGCTGAAGGGAGACAACTTTCTCAAGTACCTGAGAAAAATGTACGGCGATCAGCCGGACTGCTGGAGCGATGATCTCACCGGCATGAAACGCCTGCGGGTAATCACCAATTACCTCACCCGGGTCCGTTTCTGCACGGCGGAAGGCAGGATGGACTTCAGCATCAAGGAAGGCCTGGCATTTACCCCGGCAGGATTCCGGCCCTGGTTCGATTTCGAACAGATCACACCAAAAGCCAATATCCTGTTCGGGCACTGGGCGGCACTGGAAGGTTTCACCGGTAAGGAGCACGTGCACGCCCTGGATACCGGCTGTGTCTGGGGTCGGGAGCTGACCATGATGCGCCTGGAAGACCACAAACTATTCAGCGTATAG
- the rsmA gene encoding 16S rRNA (adenine(1518)-N(6)/adenine(1519)-N(6))-dimethyltransferase RsmA, producing the protein MNNRARPDAFRHTPRKRFGQNFLHDETVIERIIDSIDPQPQDHVVEIGPGKGALTRHLLHKCGRLDTIELDRDLVDYLARTLQQEKYFHIHQGDALKFDLSQLTDQPRSLRIVGNLPYNISTPVIFHLLRQQTLIKDMTFMLQLEVVNRLAAGLGDNNYGRLGLMAQYFCKVEHLFNVPSAAFTPKPKVSSAIVRLTPHDNPPVTVKDVECLQNVIRTAFTQRRKTLRNSLRSLVPEETLQQLSLDVTLRPENLSLADYARIADSIAGQPVGN; encoded by the coding sequence GTGAACAATCGCGCCAGACCAGATGCTTTTCGCCATACCCCGAGAAAGCGCTTTGGTCAGAACTTTCTCCATGACGAAACTGTAATCGAGCGGATAATAGATTCTATCGACCCGCAACCGCAGGATCATGTCGTAGAGATCGGCCCCGGCAAAGGCGCGCTGACCCGCCACCTGCTGCACAAATGTGGGAGACTGGATACTATCGAGCTGGACAGAGACCTGGTCGACTATCTCGCCAGAACCCTTCAGCAGGAAAAATATTTTCATATTCACCAGGGAGACGCACTGAAATTTGACCTCTCTCAGCTTACTGACCAGCCGCGATCGCTGCGGATTGTCGGGAATCTGCCGTATAACATATCCACGCCTGTTATCTTTCACCTGCTGCGACAACAAACCCTGATCAAGGATATGACTTTTATGCTGCAACTGGAGGTCGTCAATCGACTGGCGGCAGGCCTCGGAGACAACAACTACGGGCGCCTCGGCCTGATGGCGCAGTACTTCTGCAAAGTGGAACATTTATTCAACGTTCCCTCGGCGGCATTCACACCCAAACCCAAAGTGAGCTCGGCCATAGTCAGACTGACTCCTCACGACAATCCCCCGGTGACCGTAAAGGATGTGGAATGCCTGCAGAACGTGATCCGCACCGCCTTCACGCAACGCCGCAAGACCCTGAGAAACAGCCTGCGGAGTCTTGTCCCCGAAGAGACCTTGCAACAGCTGTCGCTGGATGTGACTTTACGGCCGGAAAATCTCAGTCTTGCTGACTACGCAAGAATTGCCGACAGCATCGCCGGACAACCTGTCGGCAATTGA
- the pdxA gene encoding 4-hydroxythreonine-4-phosphate dehydrogenase PdxA, with protein MSEPIQRLIITPGEPAGIGPDICIQVAQQPPADCELVVVADPQLMAERASLLGLPLELTLFDPVAPRQASKPGRLLIAPVTLRAPCVVGTADVANAPYVLETLQLAVTLCQQHQGDAFVTGPVHKGIINQAGIPFSGHTEFLAELCQQSLTVMMLATEGLRVALVTTHLPLAQVPEAITPERLRKIITILDADLRSKFGIARPRILVCGLNPHAGEGGHLGREEIEIIEPVLESLRTRGMTLIGPLPADTLFTDKYLADADAVLSMYHDQGLPVLKFKGFGRASNITLGLPIIRTSVDHGTALDLAGTGAADCGSLYHAIATAQQMVQQSTQARGR; from the coding sequence ATGAGTGAGCCGATCCAGCGACTTATCATCACCCCGGGGGAGCCGGCCGGTATCGGCCCGGACATCTGCATTCAGGTGGCACAGCAGCCGCCTGCTGATTGCGAACTTGTCGTGGTGGCGGACCCGCAACTGATGGCCGAGCGGGCCAGTCTGCTGGGCTTACCTCTGGAGCTGACACTGTTTGATCCGGTGGCTCCTCGCCAGGCCAGCAAACCAGGCAGGCTGCTGATTGCACCGGTGACTCTGCGTGCCCCCTGTGTTGTCGGCACGGCCGATGTGGCCAATGCGCCTTACGTACTGGAAACCCTGCAACTGGCGGTTACTCTGTGCCAGCAACACCAGGGCGATGCCTTCGTGACCGGCCCGGTGCATAAGGGCATTATCAATCAGGCAGGCATCCCCTTCTCCGGTCACACGGAGTTCCTGGCAGAGCTTTGCCAACAATCGCTTACGGTCATGATGCTGGCCACCGAAGGGCTTCGGGTAGCCCTGGTGACAACCCATCTGCCACTGGCGCAGGTACCTGAGGCCATCACCCCCGAGCGATTACGCAAGATCATCACCATTCTCGATGCTGACCTGCGCAGTAAGTTCGGCATCGCAAGGCCCCGCATCCTGGTCTGTGGACTCAACCCTCACGCCGGTGAAGGCGGACATCTGGGACGGGAGGAAATCGAAATCATTGAGCCGGTTCTCGAATCTCTGCGTACCAGGGGTATGACTCTTATCGGTCCCCTGCCAGCCGATACCCTGTTCACGGACAAGTACCTGGCCGATGCCGATGCGGTGCTTTCCATGTACCACGATCAGGGATTGCCGGTGTTGAAGTTCAAGGGCTTTGGCCGGGCCAGCAATATCACTCTGGGACTGCCCATCATCCGCACCTCAGTAGACCATGGCACCGCACTGGACCTGGCTGGTACCGGCGCCGCAGATTGCGGCAGCCTGTATCACGCCATCGCTACCGCACAACAGATGGTTCAGCAAAGTACTCAAGCCCGCGGCCGGTAA
- a CDS encoding peptidylprolyl isomerase, which translates to MNRHTYRFTDWRKPAVLLVAPLMALCLMTLSLDSQAQRISLDRVIAIVDDDVILQSQLDSRLAEILAQARQANRPLPPMEELRKELLDILVLESIQLQMAERASIRFDDDTLNRVMANLAQQSNLSFDEYISALQQAGVYRQTREQVRRELTLQELQRGLVNRRINITEQEIENFLNSEMGRAAMAPDYLVEDLLIPINEGDSRQVVEEKLQFASQLVSLAENGVDFQELVAEARLNRRFQVGSTSLGWRRLEQIPSLFAELVPDMRVGQVTGPVRAGNGFHIIELADMRGGTDRVVNQTHIRHIMVSPNEIRTDEQAQALVSRLRERIISGEDFENLARQNSDDASSVVAGGDLDWVNEGGMPPEMEVVVDELEIGELSEPFRTATGWHIAEVLGRRERDLSQQFSRSQAENALRNRKFDLELQNWLIEIRESAFVEFKE; encoded by the coding sequence ATGAATAGACACACTTACCGGTTTACCGACTGGCGCAAGCCAGCCGTTCTGTTAGTCGCGCCTTTGATGGCACTGTGCCTGATGACACTCTCTCTGGACTCCCAGGCCCAGCGCATCAGCCTGGACAGGGTAATCGCCATTGTCGATGACGACGTCATACTGCAGAGCCAGCTGGACTCCCGGCTTGCGGAAATACTTGCCCAGGCCAGGCAGGCCAACCGACCGCTGCCCCCCATGGAGGAGCTGCGGAAAGAATTGCTGGACATCCTGGTCCTGGAAAGCATCCAGTTACAGATGGCCGAGCGCGCCAGTATCCGCTTCGACGACGATACCCTGAACCGGGTGATGGCCAATCTCGCACAGCAGAGCAACCTGAGCTTCGACGAGTATATCTCCGCGCTCCAACAGGCAGGCGTGTACCGCCAGACCCGGGAGCAGGTGCGCCGGGAACTGACCCTGCAGGAACTGCAGCGGGGCCTGGTCAATCGCCGCATCAACATTACCGAGCAGGAAATTGAGAACTTCCTCAACTCGGAGATGGGGCGTGCGGCCATGGCGCCCGACTATCTGGTCGAGGATCTGTTGATTCCGATCAACGAAGGGGATTCACGTCAGGTAGTTGAAGAAAAACTGCAATTTGCCTCTCAACTGGTCTCGCTCGCCGAAAACGGCGTGGACTTTCAGGAACTGGTTGCTGAAGCACGGCTGAACCGACGCTTTCAGGTAGGCTCGACCAGCCTGGGCTGGCGCCGGCTGGAGCAGATTCCAAGTCTGTTCGCGGAACTGGTACCGGACATGCGGGTCGGCCAGGTGACGGGGCCGGTTCGGGCCGGCAATGGGTTCCATATTATCGAACTGGCTGACATGCGGGGCGGAACCGACCGGGTAGTGAATCAGACCCATATTCGTCACATTATGGTCTCTCCCAATGAAATCCGCACCGACGAGCAGGCTCAGGCGCTGGTTTCACGCCTGCGGGAACGTATCATCAGCGGGGAGGACTTTGAGAACCTGGCCCGGCAGAATTCCGACGACGCCTCTTCGGTCGTAGCCGGCGGTGACCTGGACTGGGTAAACGAAGGCGGCATGCCTCCGGAAATGGAAGTTGTGGTAGACGAGCTGGAAATCGGCGAATTGAGCGAACCCTTCCGCACTGCCACGGGCTGGCACATCGCCGAGGTACTGGGCCGCCGGGAGCGGGACCTGAGCCAGCAGTTCAGCAGATCACAGGCCGAAAATGCCTTGCGCAACCGCAAATTCGACCTGGAGCTGCAGAATTGGCTGATAGAGATTCGCGAGTCTGCATTCGTCGAATTCAAAGAGTAG